In Streptomyces ambofaciens ATCC 23877, a single genomic region encodes these proteins:
- a CDS encoding cobalamin B12-binding domain-containing protein, whose product MIRTSTDTSTGTDTSTGADIDSGTETRAGTGTEPKGGRPGSVPELRTALWRAVTARDERAAGQVVFGALDSGLSSEEVLLDVIVPVQVRVGTEWAAGRISVAQEHAATAIHDRVIAAMAHRDAAGPGAAAGTAGTVTVACVDGEWHALPARILAEVLRGRGHEVDFLGAQVPTPHLVAHMHRTAPDVLALSSSLPTRLPAAHTAITAVQALGIPVLAGGAAFGADGRHARLLGADAWAPDARAAADLLGRGVPRPRPDAAHPPVDGLPHLTDQEYTLIVRGKARLVRNTLAGLDARLPAMRAYTDTQRERTAEDVAHVVDFLSAALYADDARLFTEFLDWTADILEARGVPATVLRPTLVVLADEVKDFPRALRLLERGRAVLDARPSRPTTPGPGITV is encoded by the coding sequence ATGATCCGTACCAGCACCGACACCAGCACCGGCACCGACACCAGCACCGGCGCCGACATCGACTCCGGCACCGAGACCCGAGCCGGCACCGGGACGGAGCCGAAGGGCGGGAGACCCGGGTCCGTGCCGGAGCTGCGGACCGCGTTGTGGCGGGCGGTGACGGCCCGCGACGAGCGCGCGGCCGGGCAGGTCGTCTTCGGCGCGCTGGACAGCGGCCTCTCCTCCGAGGAGGTGCTCCTGGACGTCATCGTCCCCGTGCAGGTGCGGGTCGGCACGGAGTGGGCCGCGGGACGCATCAGCGTCGCGCAGGAGCACGCGGCCACCGCCATCCACGACCGGGTCATCGCCGCCATGGCGCACCGCGACGCCGCCGGCCCCGGCGCCGCGGCGGGCACGGCCGGCACGGTGACCGTCGCCTGCGTGGACGGGGAGTGGCACGCCCTGCCCGCGCGGATCCTCGCCGAGGTGCTGCGGGGCCGCGGTCACGAGGTCGACTTCCTCGGCGCCCAGGTACCCACCCCGCACCTGGTGGCGCACATGCACCGCACCGCCCCGGACGTCCTGGCCCTGTCCTCGTCGCTGCCCACCCGGCTCCCCGCGGCACACACGGCCATCACCGCCGTCCAGGCCCTCGGCATCCCCGTCCTGGCCGGCGGCGCCGCCTTCGGCGCGGACGGCCGTCACGCCCGCCTCCTGGGCGCCGACGCCTGGGCACCCGACGCCCGCGCCGCCGCCGACCTCCTCGGCCGGGGCGTCCCGCGGCCCCGTCCCGACGCCGCGCACCCGCCGGTCGACGGCCTGCCGCACCTGACCGACCAGGAGTACACCCTCATCGTCCGCGGCAAGGCGCGGCTGGTCAGGAACACCCTGGCCGGCCTCGACGCACGCCTGCCCGCGATGCGCGCCTACACCGACACCCAGCGCGAACGCACCGCTGAGGACGTCGCCCACGTCGTCGACTTCCTGTCCGCCGCCCTCTACGCCGACGACGCCCGGCTGTTCACCGAGTTCCTGGACTGGACCGCCGACATCCTGGAGGCCCGCGGCGTCCCGGCCACCGTGCTGCGCCCCACGCTCGTCGTCCTGGCCGACGAGGTCAAGGACTTCCCACGGGCCCTGCGCCTCCTGGAACGAGGCCGAGCGGTGCTCGACGCACGCCCCTCCCGTCCCACGACTCCCGGACCCGGAATCACCGTATGA
- a CDS encoding PP2C family protein-serine/threonine phosphatase, giving the protein MTIFEDAPAQPHGSPQSIGASWMSAPYPVVVADAGGRIAEANAAAAALFPGAARGAALEDVAPHWLADAHRRTAGRELAAPVRSVRGRHRSLTLEAHPTPGADGDVVWWLVDDTDRLLAESALRNEQERTAFLAETSTRLLASLNVQRCMDVTVRLAAENLADAALLVGPANGRQHPLASSVGGDATRQTTARIDPASVPGLGEALQGFPPVPSRWIDPSALPEWALPEGFAGPVGSVVVCPLPGHGVPAGALILLRRSDHAAFDDSEEVFARLFASRAGSALSAAHLYSEQTSITATLMADLLPPALRQVHGVEFAGGYRASRDAERIGGDFYDVHPGAGPGEETLAVLGDVCGKGLDAAVLTGKIRNTLHALLPLADDHENMLRLLNGALLNSSHTRFATLVLASVVRRGGQVRLRLTSAGHPPPLIVRHSGAVEEADTSGTLIGALPRIRAHTAHVDLAPGETCLMYTDGITEARGGPLGDTMFGEARLRAAVADCAGMPAEAVVERVQLLAADWIGDQRHDDMALVAITAPQQAHLTAVDGHTPGRYTA; this is encoded by the coding sequence ATGACGATTTTTGAGGACGCTCCAGCGCAGCCGCACGGCTCCCCGCAGAGCATCGGGGCGTCGTGGATGAGCGCGCCCTACCCGGTCGTCGTCGCGGACGCCGGCGGCAGGATCGCGGAGGCGAACGCCGCTGCCGCCGCCCTGTTCCCCGGCGCCGCCCGCGGAGCGGCCCTGGAGGACGTGGCGCCCCACTGGCTCGCCGACGCCCACCGGCGCACCGCCGGACGCGAGCTCGCCGCCCCGGTGCGGTCGGTCAGGGGACGGCACCGGAGCCTGACGCTGGAGGCGCACCCCACCCCGGGGGCCGACGGGGACGTGGTGTGGTGGCTGGTCGACGACACCGACCGACTGCTGGCCGAGAGCGCGCTGCGCAACGAGCAGGAGCGCACCGCCTTCCTCGCCGAGACGTCCACCCGGTTGCTCGCCTCGCTGAACGTCCAGCGCTGCATGGACGTCACGGTGCGGCTGGCGGCCGAGAACCTGGCCGACGCGGCGCTCCTCGTGGGCCCCGCCAACGGACGGCAGCACCCGCTCGCCAGCAGCGTCGGGGGCGACGCGACCAGACAGACCACCGCCCGGATCGACCCGGCCTCCGTGCCCGGCCTCGGTGAGGCCCTCCAGGGGTTCCCGCCGGTGCCGTCGCGGTGGATCGATCCGTCGGCCCTGCCGGAGTGGGCGCTGCCCGAGGGCTTCGCCGGTCCGGTGGGTTCCGTGGTCGTCTGCCCGCTGCCCGGGCACGGGGTCCCCGCCGGGGCCCTGATCCTGCTGCGCCGCAGCGACCACGCGGCCTTCGACGACTCCGAGGAGGTCTTCGCCCGGTTGTTCGCCTCCCGGGCCGGGTCCGCCCTCTCGGCGGCCCACCTGTACTCGGAGCAGACGAGCATCACCGCCACCCTCATGGCCGACCTGCTGCCGCCCGCGCTGCGGCAGGTGCACGGTGTCGAGTTCGCGGGCGGTTACCGCGCGTCCAGGGACGCCGAGCGGATCGGGGGCGACTTCTACGACGTCCACCCGGGGGCCGGGCCCGGCGAGGAGACCCTCGCCGTCCTCGGCGACGTGTGCGGCAAGGGGCTGGACGCCGCCGTCCTCACCGGCAAGATCCGCAACACCCTGCACGCGCTGCTGCCCCTGGCGGACGACCACGAGAACATGCTGCGCCTCCTCAACGGCGCGCTCCTCAACAGCAGCCACACCCGGTTCGCGACCCTCGTCCTGGCCTCGGTCGTCCGGCGCGGCGGGCAGGTCCGTCTGCGGCTGACCAGCGCGGGCCATCCGCCGCCCCTGATCGTGCGCCACAGCGGTGCCGTCGAGGAGGCCGACACGTCCGGAACGCTCATCGGCGCCCTGCCCCGGATCCGGGCGCACACCGCGCACGTCGACCTGGCCCCGGGCGAGACCTGCCTGATGTACACCGACGGCATCACCGAGGCCAGGGGTGGCCCCCTGGGCGACACCATGTTCGGGGAGGCGCGACTGAGGGCCGCCGTGGCCGACTGCGCCGGCATGCCCGCGGAAGCCGTGGTCGAACGCGTCCAGCTGCTCGCGGCCGACTGGATCGGTGACCAGCGGCACGACGACATGGCGCTGGTGGCGATCACCGCGCCGCAACAGGCGCACCTGACGGCGGTGGACGGTCACACCCCGGGCAGGTACACAGCATGA
- a CDS encoding STAS domain-containing protein — translation MSEDQEVRTTLEGGIRVVSVSGEFDLDTIDVLAQALTRVPEGSTGTVLDLAGVVFADSAFLHLLLQARRYHGTVGAPLVLARPSATVSRLLDVTGTAGAFTVAPSVPAATAGIRATETGGNVIR, via the coding sequence ATGAGTGAAGATCAGGAAGTGCGGACGACCCTGGAGGGCGGCATACGCGTCGTGAGTGTCAGCGGGGAGTTCGACCTCGACACGATCGACGTCCTCGCTCAGGCTCTCACCCGCGTCCCCGAGGGCAGCACCGGCACGGTGCTGGACCTGGCCGGGGTCGTCTTCGCCGACTCGGCGTTCCTGCACCTGCTCCTGCAGGCCAGGCGATACCACGGTACGGTCGGCGCTCCCCTCGTCCTCGCCCGGCCGAGCGCGACCGTGTCGCGGCTGCTGGACGTCACGGGCACCGCCGGCGCCTTCACCGTCGCCCCCTCCGTACCGGCCGCCACCGCGGGCATCCGGGCCACGGAGACCGGCGGAAACGTGATCCGGTGA
- a CDS encoding ATP-binding protein yields MTEGSTAVPGTAGDRSPLPTTAAEARAQVQDLLDTHPEAPSRMVINDILLVTSELVTNALRHGGGLTAFHVAREPDGLRVAVTDRSPDLPRTSASASSHDPAGRLGGFGWPLIQRLSRSVTITPAPPGKTIEAVLAYDLPAL; encoded by the coding sequence ATGACCGAGGGAAGTACGGCGGTCCCCGGCACGGCAGGCGACCGGTCGCCGCTGCCGACGACGGCCGCGGAGGCACGCGCGCAGGTGCAGGACCTGCTGGACACCCACCCTGAAGCACCGTCCCGCATGGTGATCAACGACATCCTGCTGGTCACCTCCGAGCTGGTGACCAACGCGCTGAGGCACGGCGGGGGCCTCACGGCGTTCCACGTCGCTCGGGAGCCCGACGGGCTGCGCGTCGCGGTCACCGACCGGTCCCCCGACCTGCCCCGCACCTCGGCGTCGGCTTCGTCACACGACCCCGCCGGCAGGCTGGGCGGCTTCGGCTGGCCGTTGATCCAGCGGCTGAGCCGGTCCGTCACCATCACCCCGGCTCCGCCCGGGAAGACGATCGAGGCCGTGCTGGCCTACGACCTCCCGGCTCTCTGA
- the recN gene encoding DNA repair protein RecN, whose amino-acid sequence MRIRSLGVIDDAVVELSPGFTAVTGETGAGKTMVVTSLGLLLGGRADAALVRIGAKNAVVEGRIAVPQDAAVAVRAEEAGAELDDGALLISRTVSAEGRSRAHLGGRSVPVGMLAELADELVAVHGQTDQQGLLKLTRQRQALDRYAGDAVTGPLAKYAEAYRRLRAVARELEEITTRARERAQEADLLRYGLDEVAAVEPRAGEDVELAEEAERLGHAEALASAATAAHAALAGNPEDPESVDASTLVAGAQRALDAVRSHDPALAALAERIGEVGILLRDVAGELAGYADDLDADPLRLAAVEERRAALTALTRKYGEDVAAVLTWAEQSAARLTELDGDDERIGELTAERDALRAELGGLAQALTDARTEAAERFAAAVTAELASLAMPHARVSFEIRQTDDPEGVEVGGRTVAYGPSGADEVELLLAPHPGAPARPIAKGASGGELSRVMLAVEVVFAGTDPVPTYLFDEVDAGVGGKAAVEIGRRLARLAKSAQVVVVTHLPQVAAFADRQLLVEKTNDGSVTRSGVKVLEGEERVRELSRMLAGQEDSETARAHAEELLATARADA is encoded by the coding sequence ATGCGGATACGGTCGCTCGGGGTCATCGACGACGCCGTGGTCGAGTTGTCGCCCGGGTTCACCGCTGTCACCGGTGAGACGGGTGCCGGCAAGACCATGGTGGTCACCAGCCTGGGGCTGCTGCTGGGCGGGCGCGCGGACGCGGCGCTCGTGCGGATCGGCGCGAAGAACGCCGTCGTCGAGGGGCGGATCGCCGTGCCCCAGGACGCCGCCGTCGCCGTCCGGGCCGAGGAGGCCGGGGCCGAGCTGGACGACGGGGCGCTGCTGATCAGCCGCACCGTGTCCGCCGAGGGACGGTCGCGCGCGCATCTGGGCGGGCGGTCCGTGCCCGTGGGCATGCTCGCCGAGCTGGCCGACGAACTGGTGGCCGTGCACGGTCAGACCGACCAGCAGGGGCTGCTCAAACTGACCCGGCAGCGGCAGGCACTGGACCGGTACGCCGGTGACGCGGTCACCGGACCGCTCGCCAAGTACGCCGAGGCCTACCGGCGGCTGCGGGCCGTCGCCCGCGAGCTGGAGGAGATCACCACCCGCGCGCGTGAACGCGCCCAGGAGGCCGATCTGCTCCGCTACGGCCTCGACGAGGTCGCGGCCGTCGAGCCGCGCGCCGGTGAGGACGTCGAGCTCGCGGAGGAGGCGGAGCGGCTGGGCCACGCCGAGGCCCTCGCGTCGGCCGCCACGGCCGCGCACGCCGCGCTGGCGGGCAATCCGGAGGACCCCGAGAGCGTCGACGCCTCGACGCTCGTGGCGGGCGCGCAGCGGGCCCTGGACGCCGTGCGGTCGCACGACCCGGCGCTGGCCGCGCTCGCCGAGCGGATCGGCGAGGTCGGCATCCTGCTGCGGGACGTGGCCGGTGAACTCGCCGGGTACGCCGACGACCTGGACGCCGACCCGTTGCGGCTGGCGGCGGTCGAGGAGCGGCGGGCCGCGCTCACCGCGCTGACCCGCAAGTACGGCGAGGACGTCGCCGCCGTGCTGACCTGGGCCGAGCAGAGCGCCGCGCGGCTGACCGAGCTGGACGGCGACGACGAGCGGATCGGCGAGCTGACCGCCGAACGGGACGCGCTCCGCGCCGAACTGGGCGGGCTGGCGCAGGCGCTCACGGACGCCCGGACGGAGGCCGCCGAGCGGTTCGCCGCCGCGGTGACCGCGGAGCTGGCCTCGCTGGCCATGCCCCACGCGCGGGTGTCGTTCGAGATCCGGCAGACCGATGACCCCGAGGGCGTGGAGGTCGGCGGCCGCACGGTCGCCTACGGGCCGTCGGGCGCCGACGAGGTGGAGCTGCTGCTCGCCCCGCATCCGGGCGCGCCGGCGCGGCCGATCGCCAAGGGAGCCTCCGGCGGTGAACTCTCGCGCGTGATGCTCGCCGTGGAGGTCGTGTTCGCCGGTACGGACCCGGTGCCCACGTACCTCTTCGACGAGGTCGACGCCGGAGTCGGCGGCAAGGCGGCCGTCGAGATCGGGCGGCGCCTGGCGCGGCTCGCGAAGAGCGCGCAGGTCGTGGTCGTCACCCATCTGCCGCAGGTGGCCGCGTTCGCCGACCGGCAGCTGCTGGTGGAGAAGACGAACGACGGCTCGGTGACCCGCTCCGGCGTCAAGGTGCTGGAGGGCGAGGAGCGTGTCCGGGAGCTGTCCCGGATGCTGGCCGGCCAGGAGGACTCGGAGACGGCCCGGGCACACGCCGAGGAACTGCTCGCGACGGCCAGGGCGGACGCGTAG